The Anopheles coluzzii chromosome 2, AcolN3, whole genome shotgun sequence genome window below encodes:
- the LOC120949633 gene encoding N-acetylglucosamine-6-phosphate deacetylase, translating to MSSSTVALADADKKLTQFRNCRVLRNHRLVEDDVWVRGGKIIDPEKVFFDEKRQADVQIDCGGSIVAPGFIDLQINGGYGVDFSFDVETVQEGVLKVAKGLLAHGVTSFCPTLVTSPPETYHAVLPRIPRTAGGQHGATVLGCHVEGPFINTDKKGAHPPECIKEFEQGMATVREVYGSMDNVQIITLAPEKAGAAEVIQELSNNGITVSVGHSMANLSDGENAVHHGARLITHLFNAMLPFHHRDPGLVGLLTTDNIPRDALVYFGIISDGVHTHPAALRIAYKTHPSGLILVTDAISAMGLAEGRHRIGQMEIEIRSGRAYVAGTNTLCGSIAPMDECIRFFKKASNCSIEYALEAASLHPARCIGIEKRKGTLDYGADADFVLLNDELSVQSTWIAGECVYRANGVDSNAL from the exons ATGTCCTCCAGCACCGTAGCCCTGGCGGACGCGGATAAGAAGCTGACCCAGTTTCGGAACTGTCGCGTACTACGCAATCACCGACTGGTCGAGGACGACGTTTGGGTGCGGGGTGGCAAGATCATCGACCCGGAGAAAGTGTTTTTCGACGAGAAGCGGCAGGCCGATGTACAGATTGACTGCGGCGGGAGCATCGTAGCGCCCGGGTTTATAGATCTACAAATCAATG GTGGATACGGTGTCGACTTTTCGTTCGACGTGGAAACGGTCCAGGAGGGAGTGCTGAAGGTTGCCAAAGGTTTGCTGGCCCACGGTGTCACCTCGTTCTGCCCGACGCTTGTTACCTCGCCGCCCGAAACGTATCACGCCGTGCTGCCCCGCATTCCTCGTACGGCGGGCGGGCAGCATGGAGCGACCGTCCTCGGATGCCACGTGGAGGGACCGTTTATAAACACCGACAAAAAGGGCGCCCATCCGCCGGAATGCATCAAAGAGTTTGAGCAG GGTATGGCGACGGTGCGTGAGGTTTACGGGTCGATGGACAACGTGCAAATCATAACGCTCGCACCGGAAAAGGCAGGCGCCGCGGAAGTGATACAGGAGCTGAGCAACAACGGTATCACGGTCTCGGTCGGGCACTCGATGGCGAACTTGAGCGATGGCGAGAACGCGGTACACCACGGCGCAAGACTCATCACGCACCTGTTTAATGCGATGCTTCCG TTTCATCATCGCGATCCCGGTCTGGTGGGGTTGCTTACGACGGACAACATTCCACGCGATGCGCTCGTATACTTTGGCATCATTTCCGACGGCGTCCATACGCATCCGGCCGCGCTGCGCATCGCGTACAAAACGCACCCGAGCGGGCTGATCCTCGTGACGGATGCCATCTCGGCCATGGGGCTGGCGGAGGGGCGCCATCGTATCGGGCAGATGGAGATAGAAATCCGGTCAGGGAGAGCGTACGTAGCCGGGACGAACACACTTTGCGGCAGCATTGCACCGATGGATGAGTGTATTCGGTTCTTCAAAAAGGCTTCCA ATTGCTCGATCGAGTATGCGCTGGAGGCCGCTTCACTGCATCCGGCCCGGTGTATAGGCATCGAGAAGCGTAAGGGGACGCTGGACTATGGTGCGGATGCCGATTTCGTGCTGCTGAACGATGAGTTGAGCGTGCAATCTACCTGGATAGCGGGAGAGTGTGTCTATCGAGCGAATGGCGTTGATTCAAATGCGTTGTAA
- the LOC120953234 gene encoding anaphase-promoting complex subunit 4 yields the protein MANQYGASRNLMKQTCNKNVGSRVDVLKWSQEMDLLAMGTEKGEVLLHRLKWQKVWQLSPPEDGLKVRGLAWRPCEKFIAIGYSNGTILLVDLETKEEIHSFSVKQDITCLTWTENTDEIGTDDVSHSSVTSHTKYLPELPVLSSLSSSAKPINPNRSSYCSKHILCILLIGTVTGTVHQSALGMLPCGSVDVFGALGLPATTTARIRELKMTHDYRQLIVGLQQDDTLQVIVLENGVLHRYAPAVLNLALKHAQLLGAMAYISETIDCIIEAWETVLLEMDNKLTNYAKDQPDGSISADFLELLMFGTASPSLEQFLLRDLSEKGLRKLGYSIELSYVTIQRLVVKPLYTAIHAVFYHLNALDGMLRNRFYYGTLMRDAVSASESLRSCGALLIKAHELQQTIDASKRDFKIFFRWLYVVIVRVMDETLQENHPTITQREIHYLAQFLSNFDTVAQSAPDQQEGRGMIESRRKFNLERVGQYLEDKPLVHPMANDGEENEWKRLLAQNECLRQCGAIFPHHEQMSLLQQQKLLKQQIEQLFGQPEKVVGADYKQKNLLTIHAPAGTDVRAFAFATHQRDSVTLLAIVQSSCSLLLVECFNDGGFKTLRLHFEEKPYFDQRFDAIGTLSFHHVDFYDEDTLSLLLRAQAAGEERPVSCYFLQLNLGAVREFLATVEAREYMQTVTEDAAGCHAINAYTLIDESSLKLLESADGHRIAVSGKRNVIAVLAESLKNVRVYDMDAQEDEEDLLDTSSQINSSLENSQESVQA from the exons ATGGCCAACCAGTACGGTGCGAGTCGGAATCTCATGAAACAAACGTGCAACAAGAACGTCGGTTCCAGGGTAGACGTGCTGAAGTGGAGCCAGGAGATGGATCTGCTCGCGATGGGCACGGAAAAGGGCGAGGTGCTGCTACACCGGCTCAAATGGCAAAAGGTGTGGCAGCTAAGCCCACCGGAAGATGGCCTCAAGGTGCGGGGTTTGGCATGGCGACCGTGTGAGAAATTCATCGCAATCG GTTATAGCAACGGCACTATCCTGCTGGTCGATTTGGAAACGAAGGAAGAAATTCACAGCTTCTCTGTGAAGCAGGACATCACCTGCCTGACCTGGACGGAAAACACGGACGAAATAGGCACCGACGATGTCAGCCACAGTTCGGTG ACCAGTCACACAAAGTACCTGCCGGAGCTGCCCGTGCTCAGCTCGCTGTCCTCGTCGGCCAAGCCGATCAATCCGAACCGTAGCAGTTACTGCTCGAAGCACATTCTTTGCATTCTGCTCATCGGAACGGTGACCGGTACGGTGCATCAGTCCGCCCTCGGCATGCTGCCGTGCGGCAGTGTCGATGTGTTTGGTGCGCTGGGCCTTCCGGCGACCACGACGGCCCGCATCCGCGAGCTCAAGATGACCCACGACTACAGGCAGCTGATCGTGGGCCTGCAGCAGGACGATACGCTCCAGGTGATCGTGCTGGAGAACGGTGTGCTGCACCGGTACGCGCCAGCCGTACTGAACCTTGCCCTCAAGCACGCCCAGCTGCTGGGTGCCATGGCGTACATTAGCGAAACGATCGACTGCATCATCGAGGCGTGGGAAACGGTACTGCTCGAGATGGACAACAAGCTAACGAACTACGCGAAGGACCAGCCGGACGGGTCGATATCGGCCGACTTCCTGGAGCTGCTCATGTTCGGCACCGCGTCACCCTCGCTCGAGCAGTTCCTGCTGCGCGATCTCTCCGAGAAGGGGCTGCGCAAGCTCGGCTACAGCATCGAGCTGAGCTACGTCACCATCCAGCGGCTAGTGGTGAAACCGCTCTACACCGCGATCCACGCCGTCTTCTACCATCTGAACGCGCTGGACGGGATGCTGCGCAACCGGTTCTACTACGGCACGCTGATGCGCGACGCGGTCAGCGCGTCGGAATCGCTGCGCAGCTGCGGCGCACTGCTCATTAAAGCGCACGAGCTGCAGCAAACGATCGATGCGTCCAAGCGGGACTTTAAAATCTTCTTCCGCTGGCTGTACGTGGTAATAGTGCGCGTGATGGATGAAACGTTGCAGGAAAACCATCCCACCATCACGCAGCGCGAGATAcactatttggcgcagttttTGAGCAACTTTGACACGGTGGCGCAAAGTGCGCCGGACCAGCAGGAAGGCCGCGGAATGATCGAATCGCGCCGCAAGTTCAACCTCGAACGGGTCGGCCAGTACCTGGAAGACAAACCGCTCGTCCACCCGATGGCGAACGATGGAGAGGAGAACGAGTGGAAACGATTGCTGGCGCAGAACGAGTGCTTGCGCCAGTGCGGTGCGATCTTTCCGCACCACGAACAAAtgtcgctgctgcagcagcaaaagctgctcAAGCAACAGATCGAGCAGCTGTTCGGCCAGCCGGAGAAGGTGGTGGGGGCGGACTATAAGCAGAAGAATCTGCTCACGATACACGCACCGGCCGGCACGGATGTCCGAGCGTTTGCCTTTGCCACCCACCAGCGGGACAGCGTGACATTGCTCGCGATCGTGCAGTCGAGCTGcagcctgctgctggtggaatgTTTTAACGACGGAGGATTCAAAACCTTGCGGCTGCACTTTGAGGAAAAGCCGTACTTTGATCAGCGGTTCGACGCCATCGGTACGCTATCCTTTCACCATGTGGATTTCTACGACGAGGACACGCTGTCGCTGCTGTTGCGCGCTCAGGCAGCGGGCGAGGAACGACCGGTCAGCTGTTACTTTTTGCAGCTAAATCTGGGCGCGGTGCGTGAGTTTCTCGCTACGGTGGAGGCGCGCGAGTACATGCAGACCGTTACGGAAGATGCGGCCGGCTGCCATGCGATCAATGCGTACACGCTGATCGACGAAAGCTCGCTCAAGCTGCTGGAGAGTGCGGACGGGCACAGGATCGCGGTGTCGGGCAAGCGGAACGTGATAGCGGTGCTAGCTGAGTCGCTGAAGAACGTCCGAGTGTACGATATGGATGCGCAGGAGGATGAGGAAGATTTGCTGGATACATCGTCGCAGATCAACAGCAGTCTCGAGAACAGCCAGGAGTCGGTGCAAGCGTGA
- the LOC120953235 gene encoding 40S ribosomal protein S14b: protein MAPSRKNKVAKEEVQVSLGPQVRDGEVVFGVAHIYASFNDTFVHVTDLSGKETISRVTGGMKVKADRDEASPYAAMLAAQDVAEKCKSLGITALHIKLRATGGNRTKTPGPGAQSALRALARSSMKIGRIEDVTPIPSDSTRRKGGRRGRRL from the coding sequence ATGGCTCCGTCTCGCAAGAATAAGGTCGCGAAGGAAGAGGTGCAGGTGTCGCTCGGCCCGCAGGTCCGCGACGGTGAGGTCGTGTTCGGCGTGGCACACATCTACGCCAGCTTCAACGATACGTTCGTGCATGTGACGGATCTGTCCGGCAAGGAAACCATCTCCCGGGTGACGGGCGGCATGAAGGTGAAGGCCGATCGTGACGAAGCGTCGCCGTACGCCGCTATGTTGGCCGCCCAGGATGTGGCCGAGAAGTGCAAATCGCTCGGCATCACCGCACTGCACATCAAGCTGCGCGCTACCGGTGGTAACCGCACCAAGACGCCCGGCCCGGGTGCCCAGTCGGCGCTCCGTGCGCTCGCCCGTTCGTCGATGAAGATCGGCCGCATCGAGGATGTGACCCCGATCCCGTCGGATTCTACCCGCCGCAAGGGTGGTCGTCGTGGACGTCGTTTGTAA
- the LOC120953233 gene encoding brain tumor protein isoform X2, translating into MVASVVADPPELVAGAVERTPGAGCLPAVSSAAATSTALTSSAAVAILQQAPPASGAVLSASPRADQLVPKLGGPSPNNSSSSVCSNGSSTSSGMFPEVFKLDDMLELENVGNGALSENGSTGGDFQLDNSSLSDLMEQDCTLCKNKFTSPRVLSCLHVFCESCLDKLLAEGAGDKGLDGGNGGTIVCTICKQATPTGPKGAAGLHQDYILSNVLDLSTIEPALLACTSCKSKEMAISRCNDCANFLCASCEYAHQHMRCFEDHKVVQLADLRKSAEKVAIHKPLYCPVHSMENLKYYCFNCQTPVCNECLIGDHKGSEHNYHIISDAEKPMRQELECSMREAKSKIEYCNQATSKLESSLHDLQSQYETARGLINESYQSCKAVLEQCRENALKNLEKLHSERELKIMDLYDNVAKSVEKIEVAAKYARKVVDQANGPEMLSMKSMICAQLNQVMVTAPKVDVSFSIEFQSNYEKFEQLVPELFGKFRTESSLPVSVNETTPSPTLPGVPIMVADAHHQPVNGGCGLSQGPLTASVTASSPISLPTSMQSSFDGDISTLGTTYMLPNVLTPEPATGAANIAGPPNALSAGTPSPGVVVGTGPATTLPGLSSIAEYNLHRLANLAGETASNDLTDSIVPVVNSNPATGPAGGATPNFTLADLISGNQHAIQALAKYSMGGQDMSNGAMLSAHPSLDSVPMMSDFPGVLPGSTSPILPVPPNMPNIDGPGMNGAGSDMAMSRFQPSMCVNGRTKATPMQIRTKFGSLGQTKGQFNSPHGFCLGVDEEIVVADTNNHRIEIFEKNGTFKFSFGVPGKEEGQLFYPRKVAVMRTSAKFVVCDRGNERSRMQIFSKNGHFIKKIAIRYIDIVAGLAVTNKGLIVAVDSVSPTVFIICEDGNLIHWFDCSDFMREPSDIAINGTDFFVCDFKGHCVAVFSEEGTFKYRIGSEKITCFPNGIDISDAGDVLIGDSHGNRFHVACYSKDGQLQSEFECPYVKVSRCCGLKITSEGYVVTLAKNNHHVLVLNTLYIQ; encoded by the exons ATGGTTGCGTCGGTGGTGGCGGACCCTCCGGAACTGGTCGCTGGTGCTGTGGAGCGTACGCCGGGCGCCGGTTGCCTGCCGGCCGTGTCGAGTGCGGCTGCCACGTCGACGGCGCTCACGAGCTCGGCCGCGGTTGCGATCCTACAGCAAGCGCCGCCGGCCAGCGGTGCCGTGTTGTCGGCTTCTCCGCGCGCGGATCAGCTCGTGCCGAAGTTGGGAGGACCGTCGccgaacaacagcagcagcagcgtgtgcaGCAACggtagcagcaccagcagcggcaTGTTTCCCGAGGTGTTCAAGCTGGACGACATGCTGGAGCTCGAGAACGTGGGCAATGGTGCGCTGAGCGAGAATGGCAGCACCGGCGGTGACTTTCAGCTCGACAACAGCTCCCTGTCGGATTTGATGGAGCAGGACTGCACGCTTTGCAA GAATAAATTCACTTCGCCCCGCGTGCTCTCCTGCCTGCACGTGTTCTGCGAAAGCTGCCTGGACAAGCTGCTGGCGGAGGGTGCCGGCGACAAGGGTCTCGATGGCGGGAATGGCGGCACGATCGTTTGCACCATCTGCAAACAGGCGACTCCCACCGGTCCGAAGGGTGCTGCCGGGCTGCATCAGGATTACATTCTGAGCAACGTGCTCGATCTGTCCACCATCGAGCCGGCGCTGCTGGCGTGCACCTCGTGCAAGAGCAAGGAGATGGCGATCTCCCGCTGCAACGATTGTGCCAACTTCCTGTGCGCCAGCTGCGAGTATGCGCACCAGCACATGCGCTGCTTCGAGGACCACAAGGTGGTGCAGCTGGCCGATCTGCGCAAATCGGCGGAGAAGGTGGCCATTCACAAGCCGCTCTACTGTCCGGTGCACTCGATGGAAAATCTGAAGTACTACTGCTTCAACTGTCAGACGCCGGTGTGCAATGAGTGTTTGATCGGCGATCATAAAGGTAGCGAGCATAACTACCATATCATCAGCGACGCCGAGAAGCCGATGCGCCAGGAGCTGGAGTGTTCGATGCGCGAGGCAAAGTCGAAGATCGAGTACTGCAATCAGGCGACGAGCAAGCTGGAATCGTCCCTGCACGACCTGCAGAGCCAGTACGAGACGGCGCGCGGCCTCATCAACGAGTCGTACCAGAGCTGCAAAGCGGTGCTGGAGCAGTGCCGGGAGAATGCGCTGAAAAATCTGGAAAAGCTGCACTCCGAGCGCGAGCTGAAAATCATGGACCTGTACGACAACGTGGCGAAATCGGTGGAGAAAATCGAGGTCGCTGCGAAGTACGCCCGCAAGGTGGTGGATCAAGCGAACGGGCCGGAAATGCTGAGCATGAAGAGCATGATATGCGCCCAGCTGAACCAGGTCATGGTCACCGCGCCGAAGGTGGATGTCAGCTTCTCGATCGAGTTCCAGAGCAACTACGAGAAGTTCGAGCAGCTCGTGCCGGAACTGTTCGGCAAGTTCCGCACCGAATCGTCGCTGCCGGTCAGCGTGAACGAAACGACCCCCTCGCCCACGCTCCCGGGCGTGCCGATCATGGTGGCCGATGCGCACCACCAGCCGGTGAACGGTGGCTGCGGGCTTAGCCAGGGTCCGCTGACCGCGTCGGTAACGGCAAGCAGTCCGATCTCGCTGCCAACGTCGATGCAATCGTCCTTCGACGGCGACATATCGACGCTCGGCACCACGTACATGCTGCCGAACGTGCTGACCCCGGAACCGGCGACCGGTGCGGCCAACATTGCCGGCCCGCCCAATGCGCTGAGTGCCGGCACACCGTCGCCGGGCGTGGTCGTCGGTACCGGTCCCGCCACCACCCTGCCCGGGCTGTCCAGCATCGCCGAGTATAATCTTCACCGGCTGGCAAATCTGGCCGGCGAGACGGCGTCGAACGATCTGACCGATTCGATTGTGCCGGTGGTGAACAGCAACCCTGCCACCGGGCCGGCCGGTGGGGCCACGCCCAACTTTACGCTGGCCGACCTGATCTCCGGCAACCAGCACGCGATCCAGGCGCTCGCGAAGTACTCGATGGGCGGCCAGGACATGAGCAACGGTGCGATGCTTTCGGCCCACCCGAGCCTGGACAGTGTACCGATGATGAGCGATTTCCCCGGCGTGCTGCCGGGCTCGACATCTCCTATCCTGCCCGTTCCACCGAACATGCCAAACATAGATGGACCAGGAATGAATGGGGCTGGTAGCGATATGGCCATGAGCCGCTTCCAGCCATCGATGTGTGTGAATGGGCGTACGAAGGCCACGCCGATGCAGATTCGGACCAAGTTCGGCTCGCTCGGGCAAACGAAGGGCCAGTTCAACTCGCCGCACGGTTTCTGTCTCGGTGTGGACGAGGAAATCGTGGTGGCCGATACGAACAATCATCGCATCGAGATATTCGAAAAGAACGGAACATTCAAGTTTTCGTTCGGCGTACCGGGCAAGGAGGAGGGTCAACTGTTTTACCCGCGCAAGGTGGCAGTGATGCGCACCAGTGCCAAGTTTGTCGTGTGCGATCGGGGCAACGAGCGCTCGCGGATGCAAATCTTTTCCAAGAACGGCCATTTCATCAAGAAGATCGCCATCAG ATACATCGATATCGTTGCTGGGTTGGCCGTTACAAACAAGGGATTAATCGTAGCAGTGGACAGCGTCTCGCCGACCGTGTTCATCATTTGTGAGGATGGCAATCTCATCCATTGGTTTGATTGCAGCGACTTTATGCGCGAACCATCCGACATAGCTATTAATG GCACCGATTTCTTCGTGTGTGATTTCAAGGGACATTGCGTGGCCGTATTCTCCGAAGAAGGTACGTTCAAGTATCGTATCGGCAGTGAGAAGATTACCTGCTTCCCGAATGGTATCGATATATCCGATGCTGGAGACGTGCTGATTGGCGATTCGCACGGCAATCGCTTCCACGTCGCGTGCTATTCGAAGGATGGGCAACTGCAGTCTGAGTTCGAATGTCCTTATGTCAAG GTGTCACGATGCTGCGGTCTTAAAATTACCTCCGAGGGATATGTGGTAACTTTAGCGAAAAATAATCATCATGTCCTGGTACTGAACACGCTCTACATTCAGTGA
- the LOC120953233 gene encoding brain tumor protein isoform X1 — protein MTLAEMYSFSTSSKSGANSGGSSLVSSTTSSSGGSSTVSTSSIVGGEVAVTAASASVGATIQSMVASVVADPPELVAGAVERTPGAGCLPAVSSAAATSTALTSSAAVAILQQAPPASGAVLSASPRADQLVPKLGGPSPNNSSSSVCSNGSSTSSGMFPEVFKLDDMLELENVGNGALSENGSTGGDFQLDNSSLSDLMEQDCTLCKNKFTSPRVLSCLHVFCESCLDKLLAEGAGDKGLDGGNGGTIVCTICKQATPTGPKGAAGLHQDYILSNVLDLSTIEPALLACTSCKSKEMAISRCNDCANFLCASCEYAHQHMRCFEDHKVVQLADLRKSAEKVAIHKPLYCPVHSMENLKYYCFNCQTPVCNECLIGDHKGSEHNYHIISDAEKPMRQELECSMREAKSKIEYCNQATSKLESSLHDLQSQYETARGLINESYQSCKAVLEQCRENALKNLEKLHSERELKIMDLYDNVAKSVEKIEVAAKYARKVVDQANGPEMLSMKSMICAQLNQVMVTAPKVDVSFSIEFQSNYEKFEQLVPELFGKFRTESSLPVSVNETTPSPTLPGVPIMVADAHHQPVNGGCGLSQGPLTASVTASSPISLPTSMQSSFDGDISTLGTTYMLPNVLTPEPATGAANIAGPPNALSAGTPSPGVVVGTGPATTLPGLSSIAEYNLHRLANLAGETASNDLTDSIVPVVNSNPATGPAGGATPNFTLADLISGNQHAIQALAKYSMGGQDMSNGAMLSAHPSLDSVPMMSDFPGVLPGSTSPILPVPPNMPNIDGPGMNGAGSDMAMSRFQPSMCVNGRTKATPMQIRTKFGSLGQTKGQFNSPHGFCLGVDEEIVVADTNNHRIEIFEKNGTFKFSFGVPGKEEGQLFYPRKVAVMRTSAKFVVCDRGNERSRMQIFSKNGHFIKKIAIRYIDIVAGLAVTNKGLIVAVDSVSPTVFIICEDGNLIHWFDCSDFMREPSDIAINGTDFFVCDFKGHCVAVFSEEGTFKYRIGSEKITCFPNGIDISDAGDVLIGDSHGNRFHVACYSKDGQLQSEFECPYVKVSRCCGLKITSEGYVVTLAKNNHHVLVLNTLYIQ, from the exons ATGACGCTTGCTGAGATGTACTCTTTCTCGACCAGTAGTAAATCCGGTGCGAACAGCGGCGGAAGTTCGCTAGTGTCGTCGACGACCTCATCGTCCGGTGGATCGTCGACCGTATCGACGTCGTCGATCGTCGGCGGGGAAGTGGCCGTTACCGCTGCGTCCGCGTCCGTTGGGGCTACGATTCAATCGATGGTTGCGTCGGTGGTGGCGGACCCTCCGGAACTGGTCGCTGGTGCTGTGGAGCGTACGCCGGGCGCCGGTTGCCTGCCGGCCGTGTCGAGTGCGGCTGCCACGTCGACGGCGCTCACGAGCTCGGCCGCGGTTGCGATCCTACAGCAAGCGCCGCCGGCCAGCGGTGCCGTGTTGTCGGCTTCTCCGCGCGCGGATCAGCTCGTGCCGAAGTTGGGAGGACCGTCGccgaacaacagcagcagcagcgtgtgcaGCAACggtagcagcaccagcagcggcaTGTTTCCCGAGGTGTTCAAGCTGGACGACATGCTGGAGCTCGAGAACGTGGGCAATGGTGCGCTGAGCGAGAATGGCAGCACCGGCGGTGACTTTCAGCTCGACAACAGCTCCCTGTCGGATTTGATGGAGCAGGACTGCACGCTTTGCAA GAATAAATTCACTTCGCCCCGCGTGCTCTCCTGCCTGCACGTGTTCTGCGAAAGCTGCCTGGACAAGCTGCTGGCGGAGGGTGCCGGCGACAAGGGTCTCGATGGCGGGAATGGCGGCACGATCGTTTGCACCATCTGCAAACAGGCGACTCCCACCGGTCCGAAGGGTGCTGCCGGGCTGCATCAGGATTACATTCTGAGCAACGTGCTCGATCTGTCCACCATCGAGCCGGCGCTGCTGGCGTGCACCTCGTGCAAGAGCAAGGAGATGGCGATCTCCCGCTGCAACGATTGTGCCAACTTCCTGTGCGCCAGCTGCGAGTATGCGCACCAGCACATGCGCTGCTTCGAGGACCACAAGGTGGTGCAGCTGGCCGATCTGCGCAAATCGGCGGAGAAGGTGGCCATTCACAAGCCGCTCTACTGTCCGGTGCACTCGATGGAAAATCTGAAGTACTACTGCTTCAACTGTCAGACGCCGGTGTGCAATGAGTGTTTGATCGGCGATCATAAAGGTAGCGAGCATAACTACCATATCATCAGCGACGCCGAGAAGCCGATGCGCCAGGAGCTGGAGTGTTCGATGCGCGAGGCAAAGTCGAAGATCGAGTACTGCAATCAGGCGACGAGCAAGCTGGAATCGTCCCTGCACGACCTGCAGAGCCAGTACGAGACGGCGCGCGGCCTCATCAACGAGTCGTACCAGAGCTGCAAAGCGGTGCTGGAGCAGTGCCGGGAGAATGCGCTGAAAAATCTGGAAAAGCTGCACTCCGAGCGCGAGCTGAAAATCATGGACCTGTACGACAACGTGGCGAAATCGGTGGAGAAAATCGAGGTCGCTGCGAAGTACGCCCGCAAGGTGGTGGATCAAGCGAACGGGCCGGAAATGCTGAGCATGAAGAGCATGATATGCGCCCAGCTGAACCAGGTCATGGTCACCGCGCCGAAGGTGGATGTCAGCTTCTCGATCGAGTTCCAGAGCAACTACGAGAAGTTCGAGCAGCTCGTGCCGGAACTGTTCGGCAAGTTCCGCACCGAATCGTCGCTGCCGGTCAGCGTGAACGAAACGACCCCCTCGCCCACGCTCCCGGGCGTGCCGATCATGGTGGCCGATGCGCACCACCAGCCGGTGAACGGTGGCTGCGGGCTTAGCCAGGGTCCGCTGACCGCGTCGGTAACGGCAAGCAGTCCGATCTCGCTGCCAACGTCGATGCAATCGTCCTTCGACGGCGACATATCGACGCTCGGCACCACGTACATGCTGCCGAACGTGCTGACCCCGGAACCGGCGACCGGTGCGGCCAACATTGCCGGCCCGCCCAATGCGCTGAGTGCCGGCACACCGTCGCCGGGCGTGGTCGTCGGTACCGGTCCCGCCACCACCCTGCCCGGGCTGTCCAGCATCGCCGAGTATAATCTTCACCGGCTGGCAAATCTGGCCGGCGAGACGGCGTCGAACGATCTGACCGATTCGATTGTGCCGGTGGTGAACAGCAACCCTGCCACCGGGCCGGCCGGTGGGGCCACGCCCAACTTTACGCTGGCCGACCTGATCTCCGGCAACCAGCACGCGATCCAGGCGCTCGCGAAGTACTCGATGGGCGGCCAGGACATGAGCAACGGTGCGATGCTTTCGGCCCACCCGAGCCTGGACAGTGTACCGATGATGAGCGATTTCCCCGGCGTGCTGCCGGGCTCGACATCTCCTATCCTGCCCGTTCCACCGAACATGCCAAACATAGATGGACCAGGAATGAATGGGGCTGGTAGCGATATGGCCATGAGCCGCTTCCAGCCATCGATGTGTGTGAATGGGCGTACGAAGGCCACGCCGATGCAGATTCGGACCAAGTTCGGCTCGCTCGGGCAAACGAAGGGCCAGTTCAACTCGCCGCACGGTTTCTGTCTCGGTGTGGACGAGGAAATCGTGGTGGCCGATACGAACAATCATCGCATCGAGATATTCGAAAAGAACGGAACATTCAAGTTTTCGTTCGGCGTACCGGGCAAGGAGGAGGGTCAACTGTTTTACCCGCGCAAGGTGGCAGTGATGCGCACCAGTGCCAAGTTTGTCGTGTGCGATCGGGGCAACGAGCGCTCGCGGATGCAAATCTTTTCCAAGAACGGCCATTTCATCAAGAAGATCGCCATCAG ATACATCGATATCGTTGCTGGGTTGGCCGTTACAAACAAGGGATTAATCGTAGCAGTGGACAGCGTCTCGCCGACCGTGTTCATCATTTGTGAGGATGGCAATCTCATCCATTGGTTTGATTGCAGCGACTTTATGCGCGAACCATCCGACATAGCTATTAATG GCACCGATTTCTTCGTGTGTGATTTCAAGGGACATTGCGTGGCCGTATTCTCCGAAGAAGGTACGTTCAAGTATCGTATCGGCAGTGAGAAGATTACCTGCTTCCCGAATGGTATCGATATATCCGATGCTGGAGACGTGCTGATTGGCGATTCGCACGGCAATCGCTTCCACGTCGCGTGCTATTCGAAGGATGGGCAACTGCAGTCTGAGTTCGAATGTCCTTATGTCAAG GTGTCACGATGCTGCGGTCTTAAAATTACCTCCGAGGGATATGTGGTAACTTTAGCGAAAAATAATCATCATGTCCTGGTACTGAACACGCTCTACATTCAGTGA